The following are encoded together in the Osmia lignaria lignaria isolate PbOS001 chromosome 6, iyOsmLign1, whole genome shotgun sequence genome:
- the chm gene encoding lysine acetyltransferase chameau isoform X3, translating to MTPKRKTTSSESTSTTSSGSSSSSSSSSGSESSSSDSENSSSSANSQKASDTDKTKKKTPFSANRHGKSKADTVSTPITENKNKERIPPKSRPVVYSSESEGSPSKVKSTKRKPPAKPKATATVAPVVKQQRLPIKSIASASQQKNVPNTKPIGNKPNKPSVSTSTNGKGLDKSAKTTSEPVQKKLKKKSIFSPENSSESDSGVPTKTSTVKPPNSSAKFAKNQPPKPKPNDVKQKPPAPSRASLITKTAQARKSESSASSKSCSGGSGSSASTDSSTDSESSESVASPQPATKKKETQPSTAINVASSIPPKRPSATVAPVKPQKCTVKSEDEADASASEKEMDEHGETSALKTSTKGKRKLQTRKGSKLIQLQAKAASDSESDTGTETVACKRILQIPLIRCDLSRVAESKRSTSKSPVKRAGPSTAARHSSGPNRLPQNSGVSNTTGGRSGPGNYGRTRVTKERECPLAPACDSRGHLSGKLDSHFTLEACPLYHNTTPQACVEFYKERKKREEERKKAVSCLAKKSPKGMHQTTEQRNYQLKVREMRSKWKGSAGDGNESDSSSELQGNEKDRQPRLSNLTPEYDLKLFMEAQAIASEKIEKELKELDYDGEGRNSGGTRVIEMGKWEMEVWYQSPYPEEFSRAPKLYLCEYCLRYAKSRQVLRRHREKCLWRHPPGHEVYRKDKIGVWEVDGKRYKQYCQNLCLLAKFFLDHKTLYYDVEPFLFYVMTIGDSEGCHTVGYFSKEKNSFLNYNVSCILTLPPYQRQGYGRLLIDFSYLLTRVEKKIGSPEKPLSDLGLISYRSYWKDVLLQYLCNFGGKELSVKDISKEMAIDSYDIVSTLQALGMMKYWKGKHIILKKQDVIDDYKERVKRRGPVYKEIDPECLKWNPFQPPKTPSASN from the exons ATGACCCCAAAGAGGAAG ACTACAAGCTCAGAATCAACTTCAACAACTAGTTCTGGTTCTTCATCGAGTAGTTCTTCAAGTTCAGGCAGTGAATCTAGCTCATCTGATTCAGAAAATTCTAGTAGCTCTGCAAACAGTCAAAAAGCATCTGATACAGATAAAACAAAGAAGAAGACACCCTTCTCAGCTAATCGACATGGCAAATCTAAAGCTGACACAGTTTCTACACCTAttacagaaaataaaaacaagGAAAGAATACCACCAAAGAGTAGACCTGTGGTATATTCTTCAGAATCGGAAGGGTCACCAAGCAAAGTAAAGTCTACAAAAAGAAAACCACCAGCTAAACCAAAAGCCACTGCCACAGTAGCACCTGTTGTTAAACAACAAAGGCTCCCTATTAAATCCATAGCTAGTGCCAGTCAGCAAAAGAATGTACCTAATACCAAACCAATTGGTAACAAGCCAAACAAACCTTcag tctCCACCAGTACTAATGGTAAAGGTCTTGATAAGTCTGCAAAAACAACATCAGAACCTGTacaaaagaaattgaagaagaaaAGTATATTTAGTCCTGAAAATAGTAGTGAAAGTGACAGTGGTGTTCCAACTAAAACTAGTACAGTAAAACCACCAAATAGTTCagcaaaatttgcaaaaaatcaACCACCTAAGCCTAAGCCAAATGATGTAAAACAAAAACCTCCTGCTCCAAGCAGAGCTA gttTGATCACAAAAACGGCTCAGGCACGCAAATCAGAAAGCTCTGCAAGTTCAAAAAGTTGCTCTGGAGGATCAGGTTCTTCTGCCTCTACAGATAGTAGTACAGATTCTGAATCATCAGAGAGTGTTGCTAGCCCACAGCCTGCaacaaagaagaaagaaactcaACCAAGTACTGCAATAAATGTTGCCTCAAGTATTCCACCGAAACGGCCTTCCGCAACAGTTGCACCTGTTAAACCACAAAAAT GTACGGTCAAGAGCGAAGATGAAGCTGATGCATCCGCCAGTGAGAAGGAAATGGACGAACATGGAGAAACAAGCGCATTGAAAACGTCGACTAAAGGCAAGAGGAAATTGCAAACACGAAAGGGGAGCAAATTAATTCAGCTTCAGGCAAAGGCAGCCAGTGATTCAGAATCTGATACAG GTACGGAAACGGTAGCGTGTAAACGTATCCTGCAAATTCCGCTGATCCGGTGTGATTTATCGAGAGTAGCTGAAAGCAAGAGGAGCACGAGCAAATCACCCGTTAAACGTGCTGGGCCTAGCACTGCTGCCAGACACTCATCCGGGCCCAACAGGCTGCCACAAAACAGTGGTGTTTCGAATACTACTGGTGGAAGATCTGGACCAGGAAATTATGGTCGTACGCGTGTGACCAAGGAAAGAGAATGCCCTTTAGCACCAGCTTGCGACTCTAGAGGTCATCTCTCTGGAAAACTTGATTCACATTTCACACTGGAGGCTTGTCCTTTGTATCATAATACCACACCACAGGCTTGCGT agagttttataaagaaagaaagaaacgcgaagaGGAAAGGAAGAAGGCTGTATCATGTTTAGCGAAAAAGTCTCCAAAGGGAATGCATCAAACGACAGAGCAGAGGAATTATCAACTGAAAGTGAGGGAAATGAGAAGCAAGTGGAAAGGAAGCGCTGGCGATGGAAACGAAAGCGATAGTAGTAGTGAACTTCAAGGAAACGAAAAGGATCGTCAACCACGTTTATCAAATCTAACTCCGGAGTACGATTTGAAGTTATTTATGGAAGCACAAGCGATTGCTAGTGAAAAAATT GAAAAGGAGCTGAAGGAGTTGGATTACGATGGCGAAGGTAGAAACAGTGGCGGAACACGAGTCATCGAAATGGGAAAATGGGAAATGGAAGTGTGGTACCAAAGTCCGTACCCTGAAGAGTTCAGTCGTGCTCCAAAACTTTACCTATGCGAATACTGTTTGCGGTACGCGAAAAGTCGGCAAGTTTTAAGGAGACATCGAGAGAAATGTTTATGGAGACATCCGCCTGGACACGAAGTGTACAG GAAAGACAAGATAGGCGTATGGGAAGTGGATGGGAAACGTTATAAGCAATACTGTCAGAATCTATGCTTGTTAGCAAAATTCTTCTTGGACCACAAAACGTTGTACTACGACGTCGAGCCCTTTCTTTTTTACGTGATGACAATCGGCGACTCTGAAGGATGCCACACCGTTGGTTACTTCAGCAAG GAAAAGAACTCCTTCCTCAATTACAACGTATCCTGCATTCTTACCTTGCCACCTTATCAGCGACAAGGATACGGTCGACTGCTCATCGATTTCA GTTACTTATTGACCAGGGTCGAGAAAAAGATTGGCTCGCCCGAGAAGCCTTTATCGGATCTGGGCTTGATCTCGTATCGCAGCTACTGGAAGGACGTTTTGCTGCAGTACCTCTGCAATTTCGGGGGCAAGGAACTCTCCGTTAAAG ATATCAGCAAGGAGATGGCGATCGACTCGTACGACATCGTCAGTACCTTGCAGGCCCTCGGTATGATGAAGTACTGGAAGGGCAAGCATATCATTCTGAAGAAACAG GACGTGATCGACGACTACAAGGAGAGGGTGAAGAGGCGAGGACCCGTCTACAAAGAGATCGATCCGGAGTGTCTGAAATGGAACCCCTTCCAGCCTCCCAAGACGCCCTCCGCCTCGAACTAA